Part of the Candidatus Thiothrix putei genome, CCGGCTCGGTGCTACTAGAGGCTTACGGGCTAACGGAAACTTCCCCTGCGGTCTGCATCAACCCGGTTACGCTGGAAAGCTATAACGGCATGATCGGTTTACCGATTTCCTCGACGGAGGTATCCATCCGCGATGTCAACGACAATGAGCAAGGGGTGGGTGAAGCAGGCGAATTGTGGGTGCGGGGGCCACAGGTGATGCAGGGCTACTGGCAACGCCCGGATGAAACCGCCAAAGTAATGCCCGGTGATGGCTGGCTAAAAACCGGCGATATTGCCGTGATCAATGCTCAGGGTTATGTCAAACTGGTGGATCGCCTCAAGGACATGGTGCTGGTTTCCGGCTTCAACGTATACCCGAACGAGGTAGAAGAGGTGTTAGCAGCCCACCCGAAAATTCTCGAAGCGGGTGTGATCGGCGTGCCGGATGAGCATTCGGGTGAAGTGGTCAAAGCCTTCATCGTCAAAAAGGATGACAGCCTGACGCTGGAAGAACTCAAGGCGTATTGCCGCAAGGAACTGTCTGCCTACAAGTGTCCAAAACAAATCGTGTTTGTCGCGTCGTTGCCAAAAAGTAATGTGGGCAAAATTTTGCGCAAGGAATTACGGCAGTTGTAATAACCATCAAATGCTATACTACCGCCATTACTTGTTACCGATGGATTCCCTCATGGCATCACTCAAAGACCAACTGCTCAAGGCTGGCTTGATCGATAAAACCAAAGCCGCCAAGCTCGAACAAGAACAGCGCAAGCAAGCCCACCAAAAAACCGCCAAGGCACAGAAACAAGCCAAGAAAAGCGGTGAAGTCATGGTGGATGAAGCCAAATTACTCGCCGAAAAAGCGCTACAGGAAAAAGCCGAACGTTCCAAAGAACTCAACCGTCAACAGCGCGAACAAGCTGAGAAAAAAGCCATTCAAGCACAAATCAAGCAATTGATTACCCTCAACCGCATTGACCGCAAGCGCGGCGATATTGCCTACCAGTTTGCCGATGGCAGCAAGATCAAAAAGATTTACCTCACAGCAGAACTGCAAGACCAACTGGCCTACGGCATTATCGTGCTGGTCAAATTGGGCGACGGCTACGAACTCGTTCCCAAACAGGTTGCCGAGAAAATTGCCCAACGCGATGCCGCCTGCATTCTGGTGCAAAACACCGGCAGCACCGAGCCAGCAGCCGTGGAAGAAGACGATCCCTACGCCGATTACAAAATTCCCGACGATTTGATGTGGTAAACACCTTTTTCTTGAATTGTAATTCAAAAATATCATACTATTCACGAATTACGATTCAAGAAGTACTGCATGATCAACCGGCAACTCCTCGCGGAAATACAAAGCAAGCTGTTCAAAGGCAAAGCCATCTTGCTCATGGGTTCACGACAAGTCGGTAAAACCACGCTAGTACAAACGTTGCTGGCAAATCTCGCCATGCCCGTCATGAAGTTCAACGGTGATGAGCCTGATATGCGGGAAATACTCGCTAACACCACCTCTACACGCCTAGCCGCCTTGGTCGGCAATCACAAAATTGTTTTTATTGACGAAGCACAGCGCATCGAAAATATCGGTTTAACCTTAAAATTATTCACCGATCAATTACCCCATATTCAAGTGATTGCAACGGGTTCATCAGCGTTTGAGCTTGCCAGCAAAATTAATGAACCGCTCACGGGGCGTAAATTTGAATACGAACTGTACCCGCTATCGTTTGTTGAAATGGTTGAACATCATGGCTGGTTTGCTGAAAAACGCTTGCTGCCACACCGCATGATTTACGGTTATTACCCCGATGTCGTCAATGCACTCAGTGAAGGCAATAGCGCACACGTATTGAAATCACTCACGAGCAGCTACCTCTACAAAGACTTACTCAGTTTGGAAGGTGTTCGCAAACCCCAACTGCTGGATAAATTAATCAAAGCCGTTGCCCTACAAGTTGGCTCAGAAGTGTCTTTCAACGAATTGGCACAACTCACCGATACCAACGCTCATACGGTTGAGAAATATATCGACCTGCTAGAAAAAGCCTATGTGCTGTTTCGTCTGCCCGCTTACAGTGGTAATCACCGCAATGAAATCAAAAAAGGGCGCAAAATCTACTTTTTCGACAATGGCATTCGTAACGCCCTGATCAATAACTTCAACCCGCTGGAATCACGTACTGACGTAGGTTCACTCTGGGAAAACTTCCTGATTAGTGAACGTATGAAATACCTGTCCTACCAACAAAATCTTTTTTTCACACGGCGTTACTTTTGGCGCACCACCCAACAGCAAGAGATCGACTACCTCGAAGACAGTGGCGGCAAACTCCACGCATGGGAATTCAAGTGGAATCCCAAGGCGAAGGCAAAGTTTCCTGTTACATTCACGAATGCTTACCCAGATTGTGTAACCATGCGTGTAGACCCCGACAATTTTGAAGCATTTATTGGCTTGGCATGACTTCCACACATCACCATTCACAGGGCTAACAACTATTATGCAATTCAACCGCTATATTTGGGATTTGTACCGCTCCTCGCCAGAGGGGCAGGCAGCCATCAAACGTGATGTCACGGAACATTGGAAGGTACTTGATAATACGGGTGACATACGCCAAGAGTTGGAATTTACCGCTGAAGTTTTCGGCTTTGAAAATATTGAGGATGGAGAATCAGACATTCTCTCAGTCAATCTGAATAACTTACTTCATGAATTCACAGACGATATTCCTATCCATGACAATCAAGAAGCCGACGAACTATTTATAGAAATGGTAGATGATGGCTGGGAAATACCTGTCAATGTTGGGGAGGAAAATCAATGGCTCGTTTTAGTAGGCGGTGGACTTGAAGATGATACAGTTTATCGACAAGTTTTTACTACTATTACAGGGCTATCAGCGGGCTTACATACCGCTCATCCTGATTACTTCATCCCCTATTTTTTTATCAAACGTTTTGATCACCTGACCAAAATCTGTCATTTTTTTGGCATTACTCTACCCGATGAACCTACCAAGCAACAAAAGCGTGAACGTGCTCTGTACTATCTTGAAATTAATCGAGTATTTCAAGCATTTCGCCATGAACATGGTCTTTCCCCTGAGGAATTGAACGCCTTTTTATATGACTTCGCGCCCAAAAATATCCAGTTAGCAAATACCAATTCATTACCCGAAGCGTCCCGTGTTTGGTTTTCCATTGGCAACAGCGTTGACTTTGAATATTTAGATGAAGCCAATGAAAAATCCATCAGTTTTTGGCAAGGTAACTTAGAAGCGCGTCGTGGTGACATCGTATTAATGTGGTGCGCTTCACCGCGTAGCTATCTCCACTCTATTTGGCGTGTTGTGGATGACGGTTTTAACGATCCTTTTTTCTATTACTACAATAGCATCAGAGTCGGGCATCCTCTCAAAATACCCCCCATCACGTTTAAAACATTCGCACAAGACCCGTTGCTCGGTGCTTCTCCTGCTGTAAAAGCCCATTTTCAAGGGCGTAGCGGTAGCGCACTAAGCCTAGAAGAATACCAAGCCATTTGCGAACTCATTAAACAAACAGGTTTTGATACAACCCTACTTCCCATCGCCCCCAGCGAACTCACTTTCGGCGATTTGACATTGAACAATGAACGGGATGTCGAAACCCAATTACTTGAACCGCTACTGTTAAAATTAGGTTTCACACCAACCGATTGGGTTAGACAACTCCCCGTTAGAATGGGACGCGGACAACGCAACTACCCCGACTACGTACTCGGTTGTGATCTCAAATCGGGCGAGGAAAGCGCGATTTCGGTACTCGAATGCAAATTCCGCATTAGCTCACCCAAAGAATTGAAAGATGCTTTTCTGCAAGCAAAATCCTATGCCCTACGCCTACAAGCTCAATCCCTAACATTAGCGGATGCTCGTGGAATTTGGGTATTTCAGCAACGCAGTGACGGATTTGTATTTGATGCCTTTACATTCAAGGTATGGAAAGAACTTACCCATCCCGACATACTGCATGAAATTTCTCTCATTTTCGGTAAGAAAGTGATTGATGATGCGGTACAGTCACGCTTGCGCACTATGAAAGCGCCTAGCAAGCCAAAAGGTTAAACGTCAAGCATGAAACCCTTCACCCGCATCCTCCGCCTGTGGACGATCAACCGTGTCTTCATCCGTCACGGTTTGGACGAACTCGTCCTCAATCTCCCTTTCATGCGCCCTGTAGCGTTTATCTATCACATTCTGCCGTGGAATTGGGGCAAGCAAGAAACCCGCCCACGCGGCGAACGCATCCGCCGTGCACTGGAAGATTTAGGGCCGATTTTCATCAAATTCGGGCAAATGCTCTCCACCCGCCGCGACTTGCTGCCGGATGACATCGCCGCCGAATTAACCCGTTTGCAAGACCGTGTGCCACCGTTTTCCAGCATCGAAGCACGGAAAATGATCGAAAAGGCTTACGGCAAATCCGTCACCGACGTGTTCCAACGCTTTGAAACTGACCCAATGGCATCCGCCTCCATCGCCCAAGTGCACGCCGCGCAATTGTGGGATGGCAAAGAAGTGGTGGTCAAAGTATTGCGCCCCGGCATTGAAAAAACCATCAGCCAAGATGTGGAACTGATGTACATGATGGCGGGCTTGCTGCAACGTTATTGGAAAGAAGCCCGCCGTCTGCGCCCCGTGGAAGTGGTTGCTGAATACGAAAAGACCATTTTCGACGAACTCGATTTGATGCGCGAAGCCGCCAACGCCAGCCAAATCCGCCGCAATTTCGAGGGCAGCACCACCCTGTATGTGCCTGAAATCTATTGGGATTACACCCACCCCAACGTGATGGTGATGGAACGGATTTACGGCATCCCCGTCGGCGACATCGACCAACTCAAAGCGCACCATATCAATTTCAAACGGCTGGGCGAATTGGGCGTGGAAGTGTTTTTCACCCAAGTCTTCCGCCACAACTTTTTCCACGCCGACATGCACCCCGGCAATATTTTCGTCAATGCTTCCAACCCTAACGAACCGCAATACATCGCGGTGGATTTCGGCATTGTTGGCACGCTATCCCCCGCTGACAAGCGTTACCTCGCGGAAAACTTCTACGCCTTTTTCCAGCGCGATTACAAACGGGTCGCGGAACTGCATGTGGAATCCGGCTGGGTTCCGCCCACCACACGAGTCGATGAATTTGAATCAGCGATCCGTTCGGTGTGCGAACCGATTTTCAACCTGCCGATTAAAGACATTTCCTTCGGGCAATTTTTGCTGCGCCTGTTCCAGACGGCACGACGCTTTAATATGGAAGTACAACCGCAATTGGTTTTGCTGCAAAAAACCTTGCTGAATATCGAAGGTTTGGGGCGGCAGCTTTACCCCGACCTGGATTTGTGGTCAACCGCGAAACCGTTCATTGAGCGTTGGATGGATGAGCAAGTGGGCGTGCGTGCCTTGTTCAACGGCGTGAAGGTCAACCTGTCTAAGCTCCTCGAAAACTTGCCGTACATGCCCAATATGCTGCACGACATCATGCAGCAAACCACCCAGCAAAAACTCAAAATGCAGTGGGAATCGCAGCAACTCGAAGACTTACGTAAAGAAATACGCCGTTCGCAACGCCTTAACCAAACGCTGATCATTACCGGCATCCTTATCTTTATAGCCATACAAGTCTTCAACGCTTACCACTAACGCAAAAAAGCCGCCCCGTTTCCAGAGCGGCCTGCTCAAAGCGCTGGCGTTACCGACGCTTAAGCCGGAGGGCTATTGGGATCTTTGATATTGGCTGGAGCCACATCAACGGTCACCGTCGCTTGCGCCTGATTACCGTACTTGTCTTTCACGATATAGGTGAACTCGTGGTCAGCACAATAACCATGACGTAAGGTGAACAGGATGGATTTGCCATCAGCACTGATACGCGCAGTACCGTACTGCGGCGTACTGACCGCGATAATGGTCATTTCATCACCCGTATCGTTATCCAATACTGCCAAGGTTTTCGTGGTGGTATCGTTCAGGTCAATCAACAGATAATCACCTGTTGGTGCAAGATTACCCGGTGTTGTCGTGCCACTGATGGTGATATCCACCGTTGTTTCCGTGGTAAAGCCCCGATCATCCGTCAGACGATAGGTCAACTCATCCACACCTGAGTAACCGATTGTCGGCGTATACACGATCTGATTACCAGAAACACTCGCAGAACCATGACCCGGCGCGTTAACAATGGTCAACGTTGCCCCGCCTGCCGGAACCTCGTCATTACTCATCACAGCAAACACGTTGTCGCTGCTGTTCATATCAACGGTGTACAAATCGGCCTGTGCATTCAAGTTACCACCCGGCGTATTCACCCGCACAAACACATCACCCGTTACCGTGTTGCCATTACCGTCGGTAACGGTATAAGTAAACCGGTCATCACCGGTAAAACCTGGATTAGGCGTGTACGTTACGTTGTTACCACTTTGCGTTACTGTACCATTGGTAGCAGCACCCGTGCCGGTAACGCTCAACGGATCACCATTGGGGTCACGATCATTATCCAAAACAGGGATAGTGACGGCAACATCCCGAATCGTTTCCACTTGATCGGTATTCGCAATAGGTGCATTCGGGTTAGCAGCCCCACCGACCGTGACAGTGACTGTCGCTTGGCTTTGATTATTGCCTGGATCTTTCACAATGTAGGTAAACTGATCAGTACCAGTAAAACCCGCCACCGGTGTGTAGACCAACATATTACCCACTTGTGTCACGGCACCATTCGTACCCTGAGCAAAACTGGCAATGCTCAGTGGATCACCGTTCGGGTCGGTATCGTTCGTCAGCACATCAATCGCAACCGGCGTCTCAGCGGTGGTCGTCGCATTGTCATTCACCGCAACCGGCGTGTTCCCGCCATTGCCGCCGTTAGCACTGCCAGCCGTGGTCTTGTAAGTATCCACGGTTTGTTTGTGATCAGCCGTGTTACGCAAGGCTTGACGCACCCACAGTGGTGGCTCAGGAATCAATTCTTTGCGCCATACCACTTTAGGGTCGCTGGTGGACGTTCCACCCTGCTCAATCACTTCATCCTTGTATTCATTCTGGTAAGTAACGTATTCGATGTCTACCCGACGGTTTTTATGGCCTTCTGCTTCAGTATTGGGGTATTTAGGCTGCGATTCACCCAAACCACGCGCCTGCAATTCGTCCGCACTGAAACCGTTTTTGACCATAAAATCACGCACGGCATTCGCACGGCGTTCAGATAGACTTTGGTTGTGCGCATCTGAACCTTTATCGCAGGTATTGCCGGTAATGCGGATATTACCTTCATGTCCAGAGGCACGAATTTGTCCCATAACCGCTTTCATCCGTTCCTGTGCTTCAGGTGTTAACTTGGCGCTATCGAGTTTGAAGAAGGTATCAGATTCCAATTCCATGGTGTTTTTAACCAGCTTGCGCTCAATTTTGGGCGGCTGCTTGATTTGTTCACCTGGAATTTCAGTACGGATACGACGATAGCGCTGTTCAGGTTGCCACACGCCAGCTTCACTGCCGATGTCATAGCGGTAGGAAATACCACCACGGGC contains:
- a CDS encoding DUF2058 domain-containing protein, which codes for MASLKDQLLKAGLIDKTKAAKLEQEQRKQAHQKTAKAQKQAKKSGEVMVDEAKLLAEKALQEKAERSKELNRQQREQAEKKAIQAQIKQLITLNRIDRKRGDIAYQFADGSKIKKIYLTAELQDQLAYGIIVLVKLGDGYELVPKQVAEKIAQRDAACILVQNTGSTEPAAVEEDDPYADYKIPDDLMW
- a CDS encoding ATP-binding protein; the protein is MINRQLLAEIQSKLFKGKAILLMGSRQVGKTTLVQTLLANLAMPVMKFNGDEPDMREILANTTSTRLAALVGNHKIVFIDEAQRIENIGLTLKLFTDQLPHIQVIATGSSAFELASKINEPLTGRKFEYELYPLSFVEMVEHHGWFAEKRLLPHRMIYGYYPDVVNALSEGNSAHVLKSLTSSYLYKDLLSLEGVRKPQLLDKLIKAVALQVGSEVSFNELAQLTDTNAHTVEKYIDLLEKAYVLFRLPAYSGNHRNEIKKGRKIYFFDNGIRNALINNFNPLESRTDVGSLWENFLISERMKYLSYQQNLFFTRRYFWRTTQQQEIDYLEDSGGKLHAWEFKWNPKAKAKFPVTFTNAYPDCVTMRVDPDNFEAFIGLA
- the ubiB gene encoding ubiquinone biosynthesis regulatory protein kinase UbiB, with protein sequence MKPFTRILRLWTINRVFIRHGLDELVLNLPFMRPVAFIYHILPWNWGKQETRPRGERIRRALEDLGPIFIKFGQMLSTRRDLLPDDIAAELTRLQDRVPPFSSIEARKMIEKAYGKSVTDVFQRFETDPMASASIAQVHAAQLWDGKEVVVKVLRPGIEKTISQDVELMYMMAGLLQRYWKEARRLRPVEVVAEYEKTIFDELDLMREAANASQIRRNFEGSTTLYVPEIYWDYTHPNVMVMERIYGIPVGDIDQLKAHHINFKRLGELGVEVFFTQVFRHNFFHADMHPGNIFVNASNPNEPQYIAVDFGIVGTLSPADKRYLAENFYAFFQRDYKRVAELHVESGWVPPTTRVDEFESAIRSVCEPIFNLPIKDISFGQFLLRLFQTARRFNMEVQPQLVLLQKTLLNIEGLGRQLYPDLDLWSTAKPFIERWMDEQVGVRALFNGVKVNLSKLLENLPYMPNMLHDIMQQTTQQKLKMQWESQQLEDLRKEIRRSQRLNQTLIITGILIFIAIQVFNAYH
- a CDS encoding Ig-like domain-containing protein; the protein is MNNKKILSPKWAILPLLFCSAAVLAGDGGHDGSYGNIPLPPAAALTLEDNAAAPVPVPDSMAQAQALGQESDGFLEDSTETSTVNTGYVGGNTRIGVGIDTELKGKAEASQVIHENGSSATIGQGYVGFNPNADKDAGEESLTGAGAKLSHHWVSGDANNPSRVNKIFGAYDQNEQEDKKATLGYGQENASLFWSGHVSKGLSEGRATTTPGVTEKAYDLGVGGRVGTFLPEQQMRVQGGLDYEWGKDFSASEKRPTQTTLTGGVEKFFPDTPHSVGAEVEVYKKAGGAMVSEDAEARGGISYRYDIGSEAGVWQPEQRYRRIRTEIPGEQIKQPPKIERKLVKNTMELESDTFFKLDSAKLTPEAQERMKAVMGQIRASGHEGNIRITGNTCDKGSDAHNQSLSERRANAVRDFMVKNGFSADELQARGLGESQPKYPNTEAEGHKNRRVDIEYVTYQNEYKDEVIEQGGTSTSDPKVVWRKELIPEPPLWVRQALRNTADHKQTVDTYKTTAGSANGGNGGNTPVAVNDNATTTAETPVAIDVLTNDTDPNGDPLSIASFAQGTNGAVTQVGNMLVYTPVAGFTGTDQFTYIVKDPGNNQSQATVTVTVGGAANPNAPIANTDQVETIRDVAVTIPVLDNDRDPNGDPLSVTGTGAATNGTVTQSGNNVTYTPNPGFTGDDRFTYTVTDGNGNTVTGDVFVRVNTPGGNLNAQADLYTVDMNSSDNVFAVMSNDEVPAGGATLTIVNAPGHGSASVSGNQIVYTPTIGYSGVDELTYRLTDDRGFTTETTVDITISGTTTPGNLAPTGDYLLIDLNDTTTKTLAVLDNDTGDEMTIIAVSTPQYGTARISADGKSILFTLRHGYCADHEFTYIVKDKYGNQAQATVTVDVAPANIKDPNSPPA